In Haloimpatiens massiliensis, the following are encoded in one genomic region:
- a CDS encoding TetR/AcrR family transcriptional regulator yields the protein MNDVREPIQKRSIETKKKILDAGFALFCEKGYYKTNTIEIAKRAGISTGALYSYFKDKKQIYIAAFHDYLENISGHLLEKLSLQQPFSLASFVENWICYYIDLYADTSHALAQLRMMISEDTDINRHFSNFENEYFLKIKELLNKNGITQDDLFEKVYTCCILIDALRQEKSAFSHNGLDFNIFKDQVTKTVIVLLSS from the coding sequence ATGAATGATGTAAGAGAACCCATTCAAAAACGTTCTATTGAAACAAAGAAAAAAATACTAGATGCCGGGTTTGCCCTTTTTTGCGAAAAAGGATATTATAAAACCAATACAATTGAGATTGCCAAACGTGCTGGTATCTCAACAGGAGCGCTATATAGTTACTTTAAAGATAAGAAACAAATATACATTGCTGCTTTTCACGATTATCTTGAAAATATTTCAGGCCATTTACTTGAAAAATTAAGTTTGCAACAACCTTTTTCACTAGCTAGTTTTGTCGAAAATTGGATCTGTTATTATATTGACTTATATGCCGATACCAGTCACGCTCTGGCTCAGTTAAGAATGATGATATCAGAAGATACTGATATCAATCGTCATTTTTCCAATTTTGAAAATGAATATTTTTTAAAAATTAAAGAGCTATTAAATAAAAATGGCATAACGCAAGATGACTTATTTGAAAAAGTTTACACTTGCTGCATTTTAATTGATGCTCTTAGACAGGAAAAATCTGCATTTTCACACAACGGCTTAGACTTCAATATTTTTAAAGACCAAGTAACCAAAACTGTCATTGTATTATTGTCAAGTTGA
- a CDS encoding relaxase/mobilization nuclease domain-containing protein produces the protein MATTRLMTRHTGSGMTIMETLKDGFDYGKNPDKTRNGDLILAYECDPATADAEFLLSKAKYKAITGREQKRENDVLYYQIRQAFPPGETDPETALKISYDLAMRWTKGRHAFFVVSHADRPHPHCHIYYNSTSLDCTRKFRDFIGSARAVRRLSDRICLENGLSVITNPKRHSKGKFKHYGEWLGGHKPPTFQEKLKAQIDICLATKPPDMDTFLQAMTAAGYEIKQGRGGTISFRAEGQERFTRLRASTLGKGYGQEDIQAAIEGKAAPQERRKVNLIVDIQARMKAEKGPAYERWAKVFNLKQMAAALQYLQENGLLEYADLEQKTAELTDRFHTLSDSIKATEAAMRVNAELKAAVVDYAKTRSVFEGYKAAKYSKKYLAEHEADIATYRAAQDIFRRLLSGAKLPKMDTLKAEFQRLSADKKKAYREYRETKKAMQEIVTVKSNIDHLLGLTDAQKNKEMER, from the coding sequence ATGGCAACCACCCGCCTTATGACCCGTCACACGGGAAGTGGCATGACCATTATGGAAACTTTAAAGGACGGTTTTGACTACGGGAAAAATCCAGATAAGACCCGCAACGGAGATTTAATTCTTGCCTATGAATGTGACCCTGCCACGGCTGACGCAGAATTTTTACTCTCCAAAGCAAAATATAAGGCTATTACCGGGCGGGAGCAAAAACGGGAGAATGATGTGCTGTATTATCAAATCCGACAGGCATTCCCGCCCGGCGAAACAGACCCGGAAACCGCTCTTAAAATCAGCTATGACCTTGCTATGCGCTGGACAAAAGGGCGACACGCCTTTTTCGTGGTTTCCCATGCTGACCGCCCCCACCCTCATTGCCATATTTACTACAATTCCACCTCACTGGACTGCACCCGGAAATTCCGGGATTTTATCGGTTCTGCCCGTGCGGTGCGGCGGCTTTCCGACCGGATATGCCTTGAAAACGGACTGTCTGTTATTACCAATCCGAAACGCCACAGCAAGGGGAAATTCAAGCATTACGGGGAATGGCTGGGAGGTCATAAACCGCCTACCTTTCAAGAAAAATTAAAGGCACAAATTGATATTTGTCTTGCAACGAAGCCGCCGGATATGGACACTTTTTTACAGGCAATGACGGCGGCTGGCTATGAAATCAAGCAGGGGCGCGGCGGCACGATCAGCTTTCGGGCAGAGGGGCAGGAACGCTTTACCCGGCTCCGTGCTTCTACGCTTGGCAAGGGCTACGGGCAGGAGGATATACAAGCGGCGATTGAGGGAAAAGCCGCTCCGCAGGAACGGCGCAAGGTCAATCTGATTGTGGATATTCAAGCCCGTATGAAAGCCGAAAAAGGACCGGCTTATGAACGCTGGGCAAAGGTATTCAACCTCAAGCAGATGGCGGCAGCTTTACAGTATTTGCAGGAAAATGGTTTGCTGGAATATGCAGATTTGGAGCAAAAGACCGCGGAGCTTACCGACCGTTTCCATACGCTTTCAGACAGCATAAAAGCCACCGAAGCCGCTATGCGTGTCAATGCGGAGCTAAAGGCAGCGGTGGTGGATTATGCTAAAACCCGTTCTGTATTTGAGGGGTACAAGGCGGCGAAGTACAGCAAGAAATATCTTGCCGAGCATGAAGCCGATATTGCTACCTACCGGGCGGCGCAGGACATCTTCCGGCGTTTGCTGTCCGGGGCGAAGCTCCCCAAAATGGATACGCTCAAAGCGGAGTTCCAGCGGTTATCGGCAGATAAGAAAAAGGCTTACCGGGAGTACCGGGAAACCAAAAAGGCCATGCAGGAAATTGTTACGGTGAAAAGCAATATAGACCACCTGCTCGGCCTGACGGACGCGCAGAAAAATAAGGAAATGGAGCGATAG
- a CDS encoding CD1845 family protein, protein MKFIKLIFKIIAAPFVVLLTIITPMIEFVFCYAAALLQVVSGIGVLISIALLISGEKLGFGVFLFLSFLISPLGIPAIAEYLIDGLHSLNNSLRFFIVS, encoded by the coding sequence ATGAAGTTTATCAAGCTGATATTTAAGATTATCGCCGCGCCGTTTGTGGTTCTGTTGACGATAATAACACCCATGATTGAATTTGTGTTCTGCTATGCCGCCGCTCTCTTACAGGTAGTTTCCGGGATAGGCGTTCTTATCAGTATTGCCCTGCTGATAAGCGGTGAAAAGCTGGGCTTCGGCGTGTTCCTGTTCCTGTCGTTTTTAATTTCACCCCTTGGGATTCCCGCCATTGCGGAATACCTCATTGACGGACTGCACAGCCTAAACAATTCGCTTCGCTTTTTCATTGTAAGCTAA
- a CDS encoding IS30 family transposase, translating to MDYPNNTTNSRKQKHLNFEERVTIQLRLKDGYTPYRIAKELGRSINTITNEIKRGTVAQIIQNKKVMVYLADTGESIYNRNRMNCCPKFKRFTCSSFVTHVCNEMRLKEWSVDASVGSTVKSGKFKLSETVCTKTIYNYIDLGLVDIANTDLPLKLRRNNKPKRVRHHKRNLGRSIEERPESVDSRHEFGHWEIDTVIGLKAKTDNVLLTITERQTRNSIVRIIPSKTASAVREELNKIKDYFGSKFSQIFRTITGDNGLEFAELSTLEKDTDTKVYFAHPYSPHERGTNERHNGLIRKFIPKGVAISKFSIDAIAFIEDWCNQLPRKILGYKTPEELFEEQLDIIYSC from the coding sequence ATGGACTATCCTAACAATACCACAAATTCTCGCAAACAAAAACATTTAAATTTTGAGGAAAGAGTCACCATACAGCTTCGCCTTAAGGATGGGTATACGCCATATCGCATTGCAAAGGAGTTGGGGCGTTCCATTAACACCATAACCAATGAAATTAAAAGAGGCACTGTAGCACAGATTATCCAAAACAAAAAAGTTATGGTATATCTGGCTGACACTGGCGAATCGATTTACAACCGCAATAGAATGAACTGTTGCCCCAAATTTAAACGCTTTACTTGTTCCTCTTTTGTTACACACGTGTGCAACGAAATGAGGCTTAAAGAATGGTCTGTTGACGCATCTGTAGGTTCTACTGTTAAAAGTGGTAAATTCAAACTTTCAGAAACTGTATGCACCAAAACCATCTATAACTATATTGACCTTGGTTTAGTAGATATTGCTAATACGGATTTGCCTCTAAAGCTTCGTAGGAATAATAAGCCCAAAAGAGTTAGACACCATAAGAGAAATCTTGGTAGGAGCATAGAAGAACGCCCAGAATCAGTTGACAGTAGGCATGAATTTGGCCACTGGGAAATTGATACTGTCATAGGCTTAAAAGCTAAAACTGACAACGTCCTCCTAACGATAACTGAACGTCAAACTCGTAATTCAATTGTTAGGATAATTCCATCAAAAACGGCTAGTGCAGTTAGGGAAGAACTTAATAAAATCAAGGATTATTTCGGTTCAAAATTTAGCCAGATATTTAGGACAATCACTGGAGATAACGGTTTGGAATTTGCTGAATTATCAACCCTTGAGAAAGATACCGATACAAAAGTTTACTTTGCACATCCGTATTCTCCTCACGAACGTGGAACAAATGAACGCCATAATGGTTTGATTAGAAAATTTATACCAAAAGGTGTTGCTATATCTAAATTTAGCATTGATGCTATTGCTTTTATTGAAGACTGGTGTAATCAACTTCCAAGAAAGATTCTTGGCTACAAAACGCCGGAAGAACTCTTTGAAGAACAGTTGGACATCATTTATTCGTGTTAA
- a CDS encoding SIR2 family protein, giving the protein MNIDETLYQSMLENQNCLKISSKIEFPVFDNFNGEKDLQSMREQYRKRIEPWLSAALQTEHLSMLIGTGLTMAICSSADVKSSSMAKAKFGEDFSTKINTYAENAAKQMGRGNYNIEDQIRTALSLLHGYEIDNNDKAAKKLGAEIDIVLTDFSNSILEAEKSFMTALESSDTIQSAKAEFALFLLKSFITSFSSRTATRERTHIFTTNYDRFIELACDYSGIKILDRFWGKIVPRFQESPATIDYYYRTPDAKNEFRYAEGVVRYSKIHGSVDWVNKDNAIYKDCLRFGAEKVELPKDKTYRDHLMIYPNSMKSVETALYPYSELFRDFSSAICRPNSTLVTYGYGFGDTHINKIIKEMLSTPSTHLIIISYGIDERLVGFLRQINLAQITLLCGGEFGSIENLVQFYLPKAAIDTITESASKLVDARKGYLDRAEVSAEVENEL; this is encoded by the coding sequence ATGAATATTGATGAAACATTGTATCAATCGATGCTCGAAAACCAGAATTGTTTAAAAATTAGCAGTAAGATTGAATTCCCTGTATTTGATAATTTCAATGGGGAAAAAGACTTACAGTCTATGCGTGAACAATATCGAAAGAGAATTGAACCGTGGCTTAGTGCAGCACTACAAACTGAACATTTATCTATGTTAATCGGCACTGGACTTACGATGGCAATCTGTTCTTCTGCTGATGTTAAGTCATCTTCTATGGCAAAGGCAAAATTTGGTGAGGACTTTTCTACTAAAATAAACACTTATGCTGAAAATGCCGCAAAGCAAATGGGAAGAGGTAATTATAATATTGAAGATCAGATACGAACCGCTTTATCCTTGCTTCATGGCTACGAAATAGATAATAATGATAAAGCAGCAAAGAAGCTTGGTGCTGAAATTGATATTGTTCTTACTGATTTTAGTAATAGTATTTTAGAAGCAGAAAAAAGTTTTATGACAGCACTAGAATCTTCAGATACTATCCAATCAGCTAAAGCAGAATTCGCACTATTTTTACTTAAGTCATTTATTACATCTTTCAGTAGTAGGACTGCAACCAGAGAGCGAACGCATATTTTTACAACCAATTATGATCGTTTTATAGAACTCGCTTGTGATTATTCAGGTATTAAAATTTTGGATCGCTTTTGGGGAAAAATTGTTCCCCGTTTTCAAGAAAGTCCAGCTACAATTGATTATTATTATCGGACACCAGATGCCAAAAATGAATTTCGCTATGCAGAAGGTGTTGTTCGTTATAGTAAAATTCATGGCTCTGTAGATTGGGTTAATAAAGATAATGCAATTTATAAGGATTGCCTTCGATTCGGAGCTGAAAAAGTTGAATTACCCAAAGATAAAACTTATCGTGACCATTTAATGATTTATCCTAATTCCATGAAATCAGTTGAAACAGCCTTATATCCATATTCGGAGCTCTTTCGTGATTTTAGCAGTGCAATATGTCGGCCAAATTCAACATTGGTGACATATGGATACGGATTTGGTGATACCCATATAAATAAAATCATAAAAGAAATGCTTAGTACTCCCTCTACGCATTTAATCATTATTTCCTATGGAATAGACGAACGTCTTGTTGGATTTTTAAGACAAATTAATCTTGCTCAAATAACATTACTCTGTGGTGGCGAGTTTGGTAGTATTGAAAATTTGGTACAATTTTATTTACCGAAAGCAGCTATTGACACGATAACTGAATCGGCAAGTAAACTCGTTGATGCTCGTAAAGGATATTTGGACAGAGCAGAGGTTAGTGCGGAGGTGGAGAATGAACTTTAA
- a CDS encoding ATP-binding protein has translation MNFNNYSDKCIGIVDSVSPSEIKGFLLDTAPTNVSITEGNISLFPRINSFLTIPNETGCLVGMISWIGYNHLNVNSEVNLPRGARIISLNILGHITATLNGLEFERGAFTLPTVGDPILLPDPEQMDTIIENHDEESITIGTSPLAGNRDVRISVNELFGRHLAVLGNTGSGKSCTVSGLIRWSIESSEKAGQKSPNARFIILDPNGEYKHSFDNLNVDVTHCTVKDLDKSSSSQLRIPAWMWTSSEWASVFQASDKTQKPLLREALRDLKAANQDCTKFSKETVTGDRIKIFIYKLECFLRESIVSQSHLSNERTKFGKELKARVETLRLEVLKLEETNDYKTDLINFCDTTDTTIQQYQGTYNGNLYYNIFPAQDVQIILSNTIGISGTFGKASENLTCNEDDPIEFPIENLAPYIAALANDTQVAQYIDFMTIRIKSILRNSVLSPVIGNNPQITLLDWVNLFLGESKEKKAKICIIDLSLLPSNIVHLMVSVIARLIFEALQRYRKHYEKELPTLLIMEEAHNFIKKYSDNNDNSSEKLCTQVFEKIAREGRKFGLGLVVSSQRPSELSPTVLSQCNSFILHRIVNDRDQDMVRRMVPDNMGNILSELPALPTKKAIILGSAVSIPTVVDIKDIPSQNRPKSDTPDFWKVWTHAEERSLDWKPIVDTWQG, from the coding sequence ATGAACTTTAATAATTATTCAGATAAATGTATCGGAATAGTAGACTCGGTTTCTCCTTCTGAAATTAAAGGTTTCTTATTGGATACTGCACCAACAAATGTTTCCATTACTGAGGGTAATATATCTTTATTCCCAAGAATAAATAGTTTTTTAACCATCCCTAATGAAACGGGGTGCTTAGTTGGCATGATTTCGTGGATAGGATATAATCATTTAAATGTAAATAGTGAGGTCAATCTTCCCCGGGGAGCGCGAATTATTTCGTTAAATATACTTGGTCATATCACAGCTACATTAAATGGCCTTGAATTTGAACGAGGAGCATTTACCTTACCTACTGTAGGTGACCCTATTCTTCTTCCTGACCCGGAGCAAATGGATACTATCATTGAAAACCATGATGAAGAATCCATCACAATTGGAACGTCACCATTAGCTGGTAATAGGGATGTCCGTATTTCTGTTAATGAACTTTTTGGGAGACATCTTGCTGTGCTCGGAAACACAGGAAGTGGAAAATCCTGTACGGTTTCTGGATTGATAAGGTGGTCAATAGAATCAAGTGAAAAAGCTGGTCAAAAATCTCCAAATGCTCGATTTATTATCCTTGACCCTAATGGAGAATATAAACATTCATTTGATAATTTAAATGTTGATGTAACACATTGTACTGTAAAGGATTTGGATAAATCCAGTTCTTCTCAACTGCGGATTCCTGCATGGATGTGGACAAGTTCTGAATGGGCTAGTGTATTTCAAGCAAGTGATAAAACACAAAAGCCTTTATTGCGTGAAGCTCTTAGAGATTTAAAAGCAGCAAACCAAGATTGTACTAAATTCAGCAAAGAAACTGTAACTGGAGATCGTATTAAAATTTTTATTTATAAATTGGAATGTTTTCTGCGTGAATCCATCGTTTCTCAATCTCATTTATCTAATGAAAGGACAAAATTCGGTAAAGAACTTAAGGCTAGAGTTGAAACGCTAAGGCTCGAAGTTCTAAAGCTTGAGGAAACGAACGATTATAAAACAGATTTAATAAATTTTTGTGACACTACTGATACTACAATTCAACAATATCAAGGTACATATAACGGAAATTTGTACTACAATATTTTCCCCGCGCAAGATGTTCAAATAATTCTTAGTAATACTATAGGTATCTCTGGTACTTTTGGAAAAGCAAGCGAAAACTTAACATGTAATGAAGATGATCCTATAGAATTCCCCATTGAAAACCTTGCCCCCTATATCGCTGCACTTGCAAATGATACCCAAGTGGCACAATATATTGATTTTATGACTATAAGAATTAAGAGTATTCTTCGTAATTCTGTACTGTCGCCCGTCATTGGAAACAATCCACAAATCACTTTGTTAGACTGGGTAAATTTATTCTTGGGTGAATCAAAAGAAAAGAAGGCAAAAATTTGTATTATTGATTTATCCCTATTACCTTCAAACATAGTCCATTTGATGGTTTCGGTCATTGCAAGGCTAATTTTTGAAGCATTGCAGAGATACCGAAAACACTATGAAAAGGAACTTCCAACACTATTAATTATGGAAGAGGCTCATAACTTTATAAAAAAGTATTCTGACAATAATGATAATTCGTCAGAAAAACTATGTACACAAGTATTTGAGAAGATAGCGCGTGAAGGTAGAAAATTTGGTTTGGGACTTGTTGTTTCTTCACAGCGTCCTTCCGAATTATCCCCGACAGTTTTATCACAGTGTAATTCTTTTATCTTGCATAGAATCGTAAATGATCGTGATCAAGATATGGTCAGGAGAATGGTTCCAGATAATATGGGAAATATTTTATCAGAACTCCCCGCTTTACCAACTAAAAAAGCTATTATTTTAGGTTCTGCCGTTTCAATTCCTACTGTGGTAGATATTAAAGATATCCCTTCACAAAACCGGCCTAAATCGGACACTCCAGATTTTTGGAAAGTTTGGACACATGCCGAAGAGCGTTCCCTGGATTGGAAACCAATTGTTGACACTTGGCAAGGCTAA
- a CDS encoding plasmid mobilization protein — MSRPKRRRGVPLYVWVSDDEYAAIQERMAQAGTQNLSAYIRKMALNGYVLNIDISPVRELVSLQRRCANNLNQVAIHANTYGIYPSEITALQKDYTELWGRVSEVLKQLTAIVEL; from the coding sequence GTGAGTCGCCCCAAACGCAGGCGCGGCGTTCCCCTTTATGTTTGGGTGAGTGATGATGAATACGCTGCCATTCAGGAGCGTATGGCACAGGCCGGAACACAGAATTTAAGCGCCTATATCCGAAAAATGGCGCTCAATGGCTATGTGTTAAATATTGACATTTCCCCTGTCCGGGAGCTGGTTTCCCTGCAACGCAGATGTGCCAACAATCTGAATCAGGTTGCCATTCATGCCAACACCTACGGCATTTATCCGTCCGAAATTACCGCTCTGCAAAAAGATTATACCGAGCTATGGGGCCGGGTTTCAGAGGTACTCAAACAGCTTACGGCGATAGTGGAGCTATAA
- a CDS encoding DUF4316 domain-containing protein — MEKDNYLKNAELSIEQNYNMIDGIPNNAPLPVPQTMPEERPKDRVKEPPAKHRSREREER; from the coding sequence ATGGAAAAGGATAACTATTTAAAAAATGCAGAGCTTTCGATCGAGCAGAATTACAATATGATTGATGGGATTCCAAATAATGCCCCTCTGCCTGTTCCGCAGACCATGCCGGAGGAAAGGCCGAAAGACCGGGTAAAGGAGCCGCCGGCAAAACACCGGAGCCGGGAACGGGAGGAACGGTGA
- a CDS encoding cysteine-rich VLP protein codes for MSAEPRELTRQEHAAIRRLVTGICANYDPEYGCLPLDYGGCYMMDKCWTGTYCKYFQKAVLPLNPVLEADLAGNPTVLSRKTCPVCGAAYLPVTSQAYCSEACRRKGKREADRRRQQRHRRKNRG; via the coding sequence ATGAGTGCCGAACCCCGGGAACTGACCCGCCAGGAACACGCCGCAATCCGCAGGCTGGTAACAGGGATATGCGCCAACTATGACCCGGAATATGGCTGTCTGCCCCTTGATTACGGCGGCTGTTATATGATGGATAAATGCTGGACGGGCACATACTGCAAATATTTTCAAAAGGCCGTGCTTCCGCTTAACCCGGTGCTGGAAGCTGATTTAGCCGGAAACCCTACGGTGCTTTCCCGTAAGACCTGCCCGGTCTGCGGGGCGGCCTATCTTCCTGTTACCAGTCAGGCCTATTGCTCCGAAGCCTGCCGCCGGAAAGGAAAACGCGAAGCAGACCGCCGCCGCCAACAGCGGCACAGGCGCAAAAACAGGGGGTAA
- a CDS encoding DUF4366 domain-containing protein, with protein MKKFRMMAVLCAAFLMVFSFSTVAYASGGEETPEVTEAPATSETNPFTPAGTGTVVNTATDEDSKQFYTITTPDENVFYLVIDLQREMDNVYFLNAVTEKDLLALAEKSEDTVENETAAISTPEPESGSETDISSETSLETSAELEQKSNTTMLLLVLAVVVIGGGAGYYFKIYRPKQEQAALAEDEFDEYETNPYDEQEDDTPPWEVDGEDSDTGEDEDA; from the coding sequence ATGAAGAAATTTCGTATGATGGCGGTGCTGTGCGCCGCTTTTTTAATGGTATTTTCCTTTAGCACTGTGGCCTATGCCAGCGGCGGTGAGGAAACCCCGGAAGTAACGGAAGCTCCGGCGACTTCTGAAACCAATCCCTTTACCCCAGCCGGAACGGGAACCGTAGTCAATACCGCCACGGACGAGGACAGCAAGCAATTCTACACCATCACCACCCCGGACGAAAATGTATTTTACCTCGTGATTGACCTTCAGCGGGAAATGGACAATGTGTATTTTCTGAATGCCGTGACGGAAAAAGACCTGCTGGCTCTTGCGGAAAAATCCGAGGATACCGTGGAAAATGAAACCGCCGCTATTTCTACTCCCGAACCGGAAAGCGGTTCTGAAACAGACATAAGCTCCGAAACTTCTTTAGAAACCTCTGCGGAATTGGAGCAAAAAAGCAATACTACCATGCTCCTGCTGGTGCTGGCGGTTGTAGTGATTGGCGGCGGGGCCGGATATTACTTTAAGATTTATCGCCCGAAGCAGGAACAGGCCGCTTTGGCAGAGGACGAATTTGACGAATACGAAACCAACCCTTACGACGAGCAGGAGGACGATACCCCTCCGTGGGAAGTGGATGGGGAGGATTCGGATACCGGGGAGGACGAGGACGCATGA
- a CDS encoding DUF4315 family protein gives MNAKIERVSKDIQKTKEKINEFQTKLRELEKQKIELENLEIVDAVRGMDISLTDLADLLKVAKTGGATSGQLNPKSAVPAQTEKEEIEE, from the coding sequence TTGAACGCGAAAATTGAACGTGTCAGCAAGGACATACAGAAAACAAAGGAAAAAATCAATGAGTTTCAAACAAAGCTGCGGGAGCTGGAAAAGCAGAAAATCGAGCTTGAAAATTTGGAAATTGTGGACGCGGTGCGCGGCATGGATATTTCCCTGACCGACCTTGCCGACCTGCTGAAAGTGGCAAAGACAGGCGGGGCTACTTCGGGCCAACTTAACCCGAAGTCCGCAGTACCCGCCCAAACTGAAAAGGAGGAAATCGAAGAATGA
- a CDS encoding C40 family peptidase, whose protein sequence is MRDTGRPGRLRFTPKGQAGTSGQLGPKSEKRAIPKKETAGETPPQTSDPSGASPPVGNRSDPAPPNTKKRKLQFDEEVTPDTTIPPKSVAPATSGQVGPKSGKLRQDSKKPRPSERLRHDGEPPPGNEKTDTPPDSKRMEKSKLRMEKSGNKLNTAREKLANQKPQKNPGPVKTISRAVQYQPWRYVHGKIHEVEHENMGTEAAHKTELAGEHLIWGGTRFINHRIRTRPARQVRKWESRHISARADYTYRQLVQENPGLQSNPVSRFWQKQQLKKQYRKQAKEAVKQGKKAVRFTKKIARTVAAFVKRNPKILLLGLVLFLLIVVLQSCMAGITTIGNGLISVVGGTSYGSSDSDIEAVDESYTALEKDLRDRLSRIESDYPDYDEYRYSVDEIGHDPFELASYLTAKYGGYTPAQVQTELQALFGQQYILTITETVEVRYRTETDTWTDENGETHTDTYEVPYDYYILNVSLKNKSLGAVALTNLDPEQSERYAIYQKTKGNRPYLFEGNIYAHAGEYTDYDIPPQALADPEFAALIAEAEKYLGYPYVWGGSSPSTSFDCSGFVCWVINQSGVGSVGRTTATGLFNFCSHIPPGEAQPGDLIFFQGTYDTPGASHVGIYVGNGMMIHCGSPIQYASINTSYWQSHFLGYGRLP, encoded by the coding sequence ATGCGTGATACGGGCAGGCCGGGCCGCTTGCGGTTTACGCCAAAAGGGCAGGCGGGAACTTCGGGCCAACTTGGCCCGAAGTCAGAAAAGCGAGCTATCCCGAAAAAGGAAACTGCCGGGGAAACACCGCCGCAAACCTCCGACCCATCGGGAGCTTCGCCGCCTGTGGGTAATCGCTCTGACCCTGCCCCGCCTAATACGAAAAAACGAAAATTACAGTTTGATGAGGAAGTCACCCCGGACACCACCATACCACCAAAATCCGTTGCCCCTGCCACTTCGGGCCAAGTTGGCCCGAAGTCGGGAAAGCTCCGACAGGACAGCAAGAAACCCCGCCCCTCGGAACGTCTGCGGCATGACGGGGAGCCGCCGCCCGGTAATGAAAAAACGGACACCCCGCCGGACAGCAAGCGTATGGAGAAATCAAAGCTCCGTATGGAAAAAAGCGGCAATAAGCTGAATACCGCCCGTGAAAAGTTGGCGAATCAGAAGCCGCAGAAAAATCCCGGCCCAGTCAAAACCATCAGCCGTGCCGTCCAGTATCAGCCATGGCGGTATGTGCATGGAAAAATCCATGAAGTGGAGCATGAAAATATGGGAACGGAAGCCGCCCACAAAACGGAGCTTGCCGGGGAACACCTTATCTGGGGCGGTACACGCTTTATCAATCACCGTATCAGAACCCGTCCCGCTCGGCAGGTTCGCAAGTGGGAAAGCAGACATATCAGCGCAAGAGCCGATTACACCTACCGCCAGCTTGTGCAGGAAAATCCGGGCTTGCAAAGCAATCCGGTTTCCCGGTTCTGGCAGAAGCAACAGCTAAAAAAGCAGTACCGAAAGCAGGCAAAGGAAGCGGTAAAGCAGGGCAAAAAAGCGGTGAGGTTCACAAAAAAAATTGCCCGAACGGTTGCGGCCTTTGTAAAGCGCAATCCCAAAATTCTATTGCTTGGGCTGGTGCTGTTCCTGCTGATTGTGGTTCTGCAATCCTGCATGGCGGGAATCACCACCATTGGCAACGGCCTGATTAGCGTTGTAGGCGGCACTTCCTACGGTTCGTCGGACAGCGATATTGAAGCTGTGGACGAAAGCTATACCGCACTGGAAAAGGATTTACGGGATCGGCTCTCCCGAATAGAAAGCGATTATCCAGACTATGACGAGTACCGCTATTCCGTGGACGAAATCGGGCATGACCCCTTTGAGCTGGCTTCCTATCTGACCGCCAAATACGGCGGCTACACCCCGGCGCAGGTACAGACCGAACTGCAAGCCCTATTCGGGCAACAGTATATCCTGACCATCACGGAAACGGTGGAGGTACGCTACCGCACGGAAACCGATACTTGGACGGACGAAAACGGCGAAACCCATACCGACACCTACGAGGTTCCCTATGATTACTATATCCTCAATGTGTCTTTAAAAAATAAGTCATTGGGGGCTGTAGCTCTTACCAATCTCGACCCGGAGCAGTCGGAACGCTATGCCATTTACCAAAAGACCAAAGGCAACCGCCCTTATCTGTTTGAGGGCAATATTTACGCCCATGCCGGAGAATACACCGATTACGACATACCGCCACAAGCTCTGGCCGACCCGGAATTTGCCGCTCTGATTGCGGAAGCGGAGAAATATTTAGGCTATCCCTATGTTTGGGGCGGTTCTTCTCCCTCCACTTCCTTTGATTGTTCGGGCTTTGTGTGCTGGGTCATCAATCAGTCTGGTGTGGGAAGCGTGGGGCGAACGACCGCAACGGGGCTTTTCAATTTCTGTTCCCATATCCCACCGGGCGAAGCACAGCCCGGCGACCTGATTTTCTTTCAAGGCACCTACGACACTCCGGGCGCAAGCCATGTGGGAATTTACGTAGGAAATGGCATGATGATCCATTGCGGCTCTCCCATACAGTACGCTTCTATCAATACAAGCTACTGGCAAAGTCACTTTTTAGGCTATGGGCGTTTGCCCTAA